ACGACTCGTTCCATACTGTGAATGTACTCTCTATATTAATGTATAGTTATAGCGCAAAGGTAGTACTTTTTGCGCTCTTGGAGCAACTGCGTAGGATCGCAATGACAAATGCCTTCGCGTCACACCTTGCAGTGAGTGTGGGTGTTCAAGTCTTTGGAGACCGCCTAAATTGCTAAGTCTAAATGTCAGAATACTAATAACTGGGTATGAAAAAGCTCGTCGCGCCTAGCATCTTTGAGATACCTTTGGATGTTAAAATGAGGAGAGGACAACGATGATGGCTTTAGCATCAGTAGCTAGCTCCTCTCCCGCTAGATTCGTCTATATATAGTAAAAACAAGTTGATATGAAACGTACTCTTATCGCCCCGCTACTCACGCTCGGGCTACTGCTCTGGGGGCTGCTGGCTCTTCCCGCCAAGGGGATTGCACAGACTCCAGCAGATGCTGCTACCACAGCACTCAGGCAGTCTCAGGGCTGCTACATCAAGCTCACCACGGCACGCGCTGTCGGTGAAACCATTGACATGAAGCTCATAGCTGAAAATCCTAAGCTCAAAGACATAACCATCGAGGGTGTCAAGGAGGCCCCCCAGATCGGTAATAAGAAAGTGAAGTACACACTCTCCAGTCAGACTATCGTACTGAGAGGATCTATCAAGAGCTTTGACTGTGGCAAGAGTCAGATTACTAAGGTCGAGTTAATCCAGTGTCCTACGCTCGAGAGCTTCTTCCTCGGAGATAACCAAATTTCCGAGCTAGACTTCACCGCCTGTGTCAAGCTGACGAACTTCAATTGCTACAACAATCAGCTTACCGAGCTGGATCTCACTCCCCTCAAGAAGCTCAAATGGTTTAACTGCTACGGCAATAAGCTCACCAAGCTAGACTTAACCTCCTGTCCTGGAGTCTCAGCCATCCGCTGCCAAGACAACCAGATCTCCGAGATAATTATTCCTCAGGGCTCTCTCCTCTCTGCTATCGACTGCTCTAAGAATCAGCTCACCAAGCTAGACATGTCTCACTGCACCAAGCTCAGAACTCTCAATTGCAGTGACAACCTACTCACCGAGCTAGACCTCTCACAGAGTCCTGCACTGGACAATCTCGTCTGCTACAATAATAAGATACGAGGCAAAGCGATGACCCTGCTTATCAAGAGTCTCGCTGACCGCTCGCAGAAGAGTACCAAGGGCAAGTTTAAGGTGCACTTTAACCCTACCCAGCGACCTCAAGATGGCAATGTATGCCTTAAGAGTGACGTCGCTCTTGCGACCAGCAAGAACTGGGTCGTATCCTATGCTGATCAAGAGTTAAAAGATCCAGCCTACGAAGGCGAAGAAGCCCCGCTCAATGGCTCCATCACGCTCACTACGAGTCGCCAGATCGGGAGCAAGATAGGACTAATCATCGAGGCGCCTGGTGCTGTCCAGATGGCGGGAGTCAAAGAGACACCTGTGCTAGGTAAGTATCAGAACTACACCCTCACCAGCCAGCAGGTCACTATACAAGGAGAGATCACCAAGCTACAGTGTAGTAGTAACAACCTCTCGGCACTCCAGCTGACAGACTGCCCCACGCTACGGACGCTTGTCTGTTTCAATAATGAAGTCACAGCTCTCGACCTCTCGCATGCTCCTAGCCTTGACTCTTTGATCTGCTACATCAATAAGATTGAGTCGCTAGACTTCTCTCAGACTCCACAACTGCAACTCATAGATGTACAGCAAAATCAACTTGCCTCTATAGACTTAGCACCGCTCCAAAAGCTCAAGAAGATCAACTGCGCTAAGAACAAACTCAAAACTCTCAACCTTACCACCGCCAAGGCTCTAGAACGTCTAGACTGCTTTGACAATCAGCTCACGCAGCTCGAGCTACCACAGACGGCCACCCTTACCTGGGTCAACTGTGGAGGCAACCAGCTATCCTCACTAGACGTCTCTGCATGTACGGGACTGCAGACACTCTCTTGCTACAAAAATCAGATACGCAAGCAGGCCATGACTCAGCTCGTGCAGGCTCTCCCAGATCGTACAGGTATGGAGCCTGCGGGCATGTTTGGAGTACACTTTGATGAGACCAAGATAGACGAAGATGGCAATATATGCCTTCCCAGCGATGTAGCCATAGCTCGGGGCAAGAATTGGCTCGTGCGTGCTGTATCCTCTCAGACAGACTACTCTGGACTAGCTACGGGTGTCATCATGATTACCCCCAGTGAGGGCGTTGAGGAGATATCGCTGACCATCCAGGCTGTCGGCGATGTCACCATAGAAGGTGTCATAGAGGAGCCCACTGTCGGGGAGAAAGCGACCTACACGCTCCTAGACAAAGTTGTCACCATACGAGGTGACATCACCTCTCTCGGATGTAGTAGCTCCAAGCTACAAGAGCTGGACCTCATCAGCTGCCCTAATCTGACGCAGCTCTCCTGCTATAGCAACAACCTCGTATACCTCTCCCTCTACAAGTGTCCTAAACTCACCTCACTGAGCTGTCACACCAACAAGATAGAGAGACTAGAGCTCGTAGAGTGTTCCAGCCTCAGCTCACTCGACTGCTCTAGTAATCAAATCAAAGGCGAGGCTATGACTCAGCTCATGAAGAGCCTACCCGACCGCACGGGACTCAAGCAGGGTGAGATGACCCTCTACTTCTCTAGAGACGAGATAGACTTTGATGGCAATGTGTGCTACGATACGGACGTAGCTATTGCTAAGGCTAAGAACTGGAAGGTGGGCTTCACTATGTCCAAAGATGAGTACGAGGGCAAGGAGTCGCCCCAAGCCAAGCAAGCCACCATCACCCTCACCACCAGTCGCCCCATAGGTCAGAAGATCTCTCTAATGATCAAGGCTGAGGACGACTTCACCATCGAGGGGGTCGATGGAGTACCTTTTGATGGCTCCCATATCAAGTACACCCTCACCAGTCAGACCATTACCATACGTGGGCGCATCACACAGCTCGCTTGCTGGGGTAATGATCTCACAGCTATCTCACTAGAGAACTGCCAGGATCTGACGATACTAACCTGCTCATCCAATAAATTGACCACCCTAGATCTCTCGCACTGCCCTAAGTTATCACTCCTAGCCTGTGCTAGGAATCAAATCAAAGGCGAGGCCATGAAAGCTCTCGCTGAGAGTCTCCCTGATAGGAGCAATACACAGCCTGGCATCTGGCAGGTGCATAAGTCTCTAGATAAGATAGCCGAAGATGGCAACATCTGTCTCAAGAGCGACGTAGCCATTGCGACGCAACGGGGGTGGCGAGTCGTCCTCTCAGAGACCAACGAGGACTACCCTGGAGCTGATCCCAGCGCATCAACCTATACGGTAGACCTCAAGATCGGCACTGGCGGTACAGCCTCTATCACAGGCTACTCAGACCTAAAGGCAGTCCCCATGGGGACCACGCTTACAGTCGTTGCATCCCCAGATGAGGGATACAAGCTCGCGCAGATACTTGTCAATGAGGTAGACTGCACCGAGAGCAAGAGCTTTGTCGTCAAGCAAGCAACGATAGTCCAGGTGACCTTCCAGAAGGCAGATCGCATCGAGCGCGTCACAACGCCAGCTCTAGAGATTTACCCCAACCCTGTCACAGACTATCTACTCGTGCGAGGTGGGGCTAGCGAAGCTACAATACTCCTATACGATACTACGGGAGTGCTCGTCCTGACGGATCAGACCGACTGCCAAGGCTCCGCCACGCTAGCACTTGGCTCCATCCCTAGCGGGCTGTACATCCTAGTCGTAGGTGACCAGCCTATGTCCGTCCTAGTCGCCAGGTAGAGCAAGGCCAGACCTACGGCCTATCTATAAAGAAGGGAGACGCTCCAACGGTGGAGTGTCTCCCTTCTCATTGTGTATAGCAGTCGTGTTAAGTGACTCGGGTGGGATTCAAACCCACGACCTTCAGAACCGGAATCTGACGCTCTATTCAGCTAAGCTACCGAGCCTCGTCTTATCGCCACAAAGGTACGGAAAAAAGAGATTGGCTGTTAGCCTTTAGCCTTTGGCTGTTAGCTGTTGGCTAGAGGCACTAGGGCACTAGCACTCCGGTCGCTCTGATGGCTCCGATCGCTCCGACAGCTCCTATCAGGACTGGTGCATTACAATAATTTAGGTCTGACTACATATCAAAGCGGAGCTGTGTCAGGGAAAAGTGATTTCCACGTGGATATTTCGAAATCCCCACGTGGAGAATAAAAAATTCCTCCGAGGAATGAAATGAAACTTCGGAGGAATGAAATGAAACTTCGGAAGAAATGAATCACGCCCACGTGGAAAATAAAAAACATCCACGTGGAGATTTGAGATTTTCCACGTGGATGTTCGAGAAAGGAGGAAATCGGACGAATTTCCCCGTAAAGATATGTAAATAGAGATTAGAGGTTAGAAGTTAGAGATTAGAAGCTAGATGTCCGATTCATTCCGATAGCTCTGATTCACTCTAACCTCTAATTTCTAACCTCTAACCTCTAACCTCTAATTTAGTACCTTTGCGGTAGAGATTGTCGCGAGGGGTAGTAGCTTCCTCCACATTAGCACACAAGACTATGACACAGTTCAAGACGACACACCTATATGCCCTGCTGACCTTTATCCTTCTGGCATTGGTTATCACCCTGCTCTCGCCACATGATGAGGAGACCTTTCAGTACCAAGTGGTGGAGGGTAAGCCGTGGGTGGGTGAGGAGCTACTGGTGGCGCCTTTTACCTTCCCGATCTACAAGTCGGACGAGATGATACAGCGGGAGCGTGACAGCGTGCGCCAGACGATCTTGCCTTACTATCAGATTGACACGATCACGGGTAGTAAGATGCTACGCAAGTGGGATGAGGACTGGAGCAGCAAGTGGAGCCGTGAGGTGACGGACGATGCCTATTACTTCTACATCCGTGACTACCTCAGGGATCTCTATCGCAATGGAATCATAGAGGAGGAGATAGCCTCTAAGCTAAGGCAGGAGGACGTGCTGGAGGTTAAGCTACTAAGCGCCGATCAGGTGAGCCGTCTGACGCCTGCGACGCTCTTCTCAACGCCTATGGAGGCGTACCAGCAAGCTACTGAGAGACTACCTCAGGGGATGAGTAAGTCTATCGTCCGCAAGTTTGACCCCAGCAAGTATATCGAGGTCAATGTCTATCCTAACGAGGCTAAGACGCAACAGGTGATCGACGATGAACTGCGCAATCTCTCTAAGTCTATGGGAGTGGTCCAAAAGGGCGAGCGCATCATCGGTAAGGGCGAGATCGTGAGCCCTCATCAGTACGACATCCTACAGTCACTGCGTCGTGTCACGGAGGAGCAGCGAGAGGGCACCCTGCGGCAGGTGCTGCCGATGAGTGTGGGGACTTTTTTGATTATAACCTCGCTACTGCTGGGGCTGTGGTTCTTCCTCTTCTACTACCGACCGCAGATTGTCAAGGAGTACAAGAACACGCTCTTCCTCTCGCTACTGATCTTGATCTATGCGATCTTGACGATCATCTTTGCCCGCAATGAGCTGGGAGCGTGGGTCTATGCGATCCCGTTTGTGTCGGTAGCGATACTGGTGCGTACCTTCTTTGAGTCTCGTACGGCGATCTACGTCTTTCTCATCACGGTGCTGATCTGTGCGCTCTATGTCTCATTTCCGCTGGAGTTTGTCATCATACAGTTTGTCGCTGGTCTGGTGGCGGTCTTTAGCCTTCGATCTCTCTCCTCACGAGCGCAGATCATCCGTGCTACCTTCCTGATCTTCGTAATATACAATGTGATGACCTGTAGCTACTCGCTGATGACAGGGGGCACGCTGGGCAGCAATGACCTGAGCAATCTGCTATACTTCTCCTTTAACCTGATCTTCAACATGTTTAGCTACCTGCTCATCTACCTCATCGAGAGGACCTTCGGCTATGTGTCGAACATAACGCTTGTAGAGCTCAGTGACGTAAATCGTCCGCTACCACGGCAGCTCTCGGAGCAGGCTCCTGGTACCTTCCAGCACTCGATGCAGGTGGCACTCCTAGCGAG
The sequence above is a segment of the Porphyromonas vaginalis genome. Coding sequences within it:
- a CDS encoding T9SS type A sorting domain-containing protein; this translates as MKRTLIAPLLTLGLLLWGLLALPAKGIAQTPADAATTALRQSQGCYIKLTTARAVGETIDMKLIAENPKLKDITIEGVKEAPQIGNKKVKYTLSSQTIVLRGSIKSFDCGKSQITKVELIQCPTLESFFLGDNQISELDFTACVKLTNFNCYNNQLTELDLTPLKKLKWFNCYGNKLTKLDLTSCPGVSAIRCQDNQISEIIIPQGSLLSAIDCSKNQLTKLDMSHCTKLRTLNCSDNLLTELDLSQSPALDNLVCYNNKIRGKAMTLLIKSLADRSQKSTKGKFKVHFNPTQRPQDGNVCLKSDVALATSKNWVVSYADQELKDPAYEGEEAPLNGSITLTTSRQIGSKIGLIIEAPGAVQMAGVKETPVLGKYQNYTLTSQQVTIQGEITKLQCSSNNLSALQLTDCPTLRTLVCFNNEVTALDLSHAPSLDSLICYINKIESLDFSQTPQLQLIDVQQNQLASIDLAPLQKLKKINCAKNKLKTLNLTTAKALERLDCFDNQLTQLELPQTATLTWVNCGGNQLSSLDVSACTGLQTLSCYKNQIRKQAMTQLVQALPDRTGMEPAGMFGVHFDETKIDEDGNICLPSDVAIARGKNWLVRAVSSQTDYSGLATGVIMITPSEGVEEISLTIQAVGDVTIEGVIEEPTVGEKATYTLLDKVVTIRGDITSLGCSSSKLQELDLISCPNLTQLSCYSNNLVYLSLYKCPKLTSLSCHTNKIERLELVECSSLSSLDCSSNQIKGEAMTQLMKSLPDRTGLKQGEMTLYFSRDEIDFDGNVCYDTDVAIAKAKNWKVGFTMSKDEYEGKESPQAKQATITLTTSRPIGQKISLMIKAEDDFTIEGVDGVPFDGSHIKYTLTSQTITIRGRITQLACWGNDLTAISLENCQDLTILTCSSNKLTTLDLSHCPKLSLLACARNQIKGEAMKALAESLPDRSNTQPGIWQVHKSLDKIAEDGNICLKSDVAIATQRGWRVVLSETNEDYPGADPSASTYTVDLKIGTGGTASITGYSDLKAVPMGTTLTVVASPDEGYKLAQILVNEVDCTESKSFVVKQATIVQVTFQKADRIERVTTPALEIYPNPVTDYLLVRGGASEATILLYDTTGVLVLTDQTDCQGSATLALGSIPSGLYILVVGDQPMSVLVAR
- a CDS encoding HD family phosphohydrolase, translated to MTQFKTTHLYALLTFILLALVITLLSPHDEETFQYQVVEGKPWVGEELLVAPFTFPIYKSDEMIQRERDSVRQTILPYYQIDTITGSKMLRKWDEDWSSKWSREVTDDAYYFYIRDYLRDLYRNGIIEEEIASKLRQEDVLEVKLLSADQVSRLTPATLFSTPMEAYQQATERLPQGMSKSIVRKFDPSKYIEVNVYPNEAKTQQVIDDELRNLSKSMGVVQKGERIIGKGEIVSPHQYDILQSLRRVTEEQREGTLRQVLPMSVGTFLIITSLLLGLWFFLFYYRPQIVKEYKNTLFLSLLILIYAILTIIFARNELGAWVYAIPFVSVAILVRTFFESRTAIYVFLITVLICALYVSFPLEFVIIQFVAGLVAVFSLRSLSSRAQIIRATFLIFVIYNVMTCSYSLMTGGTLGSNDLSNLLYFSFNLIFNMFSYLLIYLIERTFGYVSNITLVELSDVNRPLPRQLSEQAPGTFQHSMQVALLASDAATAIGADARLVRAGALYHDIGKMRNAAYFTENQGAINPHNQLSPTESAEVIIKHVTDGLAMAQKHNLPQAIQDFIRMHHGRGITKYFYNQYCNEHPDETVDVDKFTYPGPNPNTKETGILMMADAIEASSRSLKDLSKETLIAHVNKIIDSIVADGLLNDTPLTFRDIQTIKDVFAEKLATIYHSRIAYPELKR